A window from Chrysemys picta bellii isolate R12L10 chromosome 2, ASM1138683v2, whole genome shotgun sequence encodes these proteins:
- the FANCD2OS gene encoding FANCD2 opposite strand protein — MAGGYQLWAPWSPLDESLQWLRGATPRPCTKHPFRAAPRGCCCPQSAAADLEVQLCFQGLSLVLEPGAKGPGLPAGEPRRSAALRKPQAVRLSGLDSVFGRLVTAQPPRWTGSFRVSERSAFCQVISPRQRWPRGLREPQVRMAVAMCRQMLRAILLLYAAYKKCAFALQHSR; from the coding sequence ATGGCCGGCGGGTACCAGCTGTGGGCGCCCTGGTCGCCGCTGGACGAGTCCCTGCAGTGGCTGCGGGGCGCCACCCCCCGGCCGTGCACCAAGCACCCGTTCCGGGCGGCGCCGCGCGGCTGCTGCTGCCCGCAGAGCGCGGCCGCGGACCTGGAGGTGCAGCTGTGCTTCCAGGGGCTCAGCCTGGTGCTGGAGCCGGGCGCCAAGGGGCCCGGCCTGCCggcgggggagccgcggcggagCGCGGCGCTGCGCAAGCCCCAGGCGGTGCGGCTCAGCGGGCTGGACTCGGTCTTCGGGCGGCTGGTGACGGCGCAGCCCCCGCGCTGGACCGGCTCGTTCCGGGTGTCGGAGCGCTCGGCTTTCTGCCAAGTGATCAGCCCCCGGCAGCGCTGGCCCCGCGGGCTCCGCGAGCCGCAGGTCCGCATGGCCGTGGCCATGTGCCGGCAGATGCTGCGGGCCATCCTGCTGCTCTACGCCGCCTACAAGAAGTGCGCCTTCGCCCTGCAGCACTCCCGCTGA